A single region of the Buchnera aphidicola (Nipponaphis monzeni) genome encodes:
- the sucB gene encoding dihydrolipoyllysine-residue succinyltransferase has protein sequence MNKDIVHIYAPELPESTINATVINWYKKKGEQVYCDEILVDIETDKIVLEVSATSNGILDKILKKKGEKILSKELLGIIHLIKNSNEINNKLLIENKKNNSTLIKNRIFSPKLRRFTKHEKLKINKVMQESDINHISVFVPNQCTDKKKINDSNKYLPIKQKDNTRTINRVPMSQLRKCISKRLVAATNNMAMLTTFNEVNMQSIIQLKKKYSDVFEKTHSIKLGLTSFFVKAVVEALKIFPKMNASIDGEEIIYYNYFDISIAMSTNRGLVTPVLKNVDFMNICDIEKEIKSFKLKANNKKLLIDDLTGGNFTITNGGIFGSLFSTPIINPPQTAILGLHTIQNRPIAINKNDMRILPMMYLALSYDHRLIDGEDAIKFLKKIKEIIEDYSRIILNV, from the coding sequence ATGAATAAAGATATTGTGCATATATATGCACCAGAATTACCTGAATCAACTATAAATGCTACAGTTATTAATTGGTATAAAAAAAAGGGGGAACAGGTTTATTGTGATGAAATATTAGTTGACATTGAAACAGATAAAATTGTTCTTGAAGTTTCTGCTACATCTAATGGTATTTTAGACAAAATTTTAAAAAAAAAGGGAGAAAAAATATTATCTAAAGAATTATTAGGTATTATTCATTTAATTAAAAATAGTAACGAAATAAATAATAAATTGTTAATAGAAAATAAAAAAAACAATTCTACATTAATTAAAAATAGAATTTTTAGTCCAAAATTAAGAAGATTTACTAAACATGAGAAATTAAAAATAAATAAAGTTATGCAAGAAAGTGATATTAATCATATTTCTGTTTTTGTTCCTAATCAATGTACTGATAAAAAAAAAATAAACGACAGTAACAAATATTTACCTATAAAACAAAAGGATAATACAAGAACAATTAATCGAGTACCAATGAGTCAGTTAAGAAAGTGTATTTCTAAGAGATTAGTAGCGGCAACAAATAACATGGCTATGTTAACAACTTTTAATGAAGTAAATATGCAATCGATAATACAATTGAAGAAAAAATATAGTGATGTATTTGAAAAAACACATAGTATTAAGCTAGGATTAACATCTTTTTTTGTAAAAGCAGTAGTTGAAGCATTAAAAATTTTTCCAAAAATGAATGCATCAATTGATGGTGAAGAAATTATATATTACAATTACTTTGATATAAGTATTGCTATGTCAACTAATAGGGGTTTAGTGACTCCAGTATTAAAAAATGTTGATTTTATGAATATCTGCGATATAGAAAAAGAAATCAAAAGTTTTAAACTGAAAGCAAATAATAAAAAATTGTTAATTGACGATTTGACAGGTGGTAATTTCACCATTACTAATGGTGGAATTTTTGGTTCTCTTTTTTCTACTCCAATTATTAATCCTCCACAAACAGCTATTTTAGGGTTACATACAATTCAAAATAGACCTATAGCTATTAACAAAAACGACATGCGAATATTACCAATGATGTACTTAGCTTTATCTTATGATCATCGATTAATAGATGGAGAAGATGCTATTAAATTTTTAAAAAAGATAAAAGAAATCATTGAAGATTATTCTAGAATAATTCTAAATGTTTAA
- the gpmA gene encoding 2,3-diphosphoglycerate-dependent phosphoglycerate mutase: protein MNKKVVLIRHGESLWNKLNKFTGWTDIELSEKGILEAVNAAYKLSNQNFIFDIAYTSYLKRAIHTLWIILKKINHSWIPVNKTWKLNERHYGALQGLNKDTTALQYGEKEVYLWRRSFIAIPPKVQLSSKFFPGNDVKYLHVNPNILPTSESLQCTQNRVIPYWKKIITKTLKQNKRILIVAHGNSLRALIKYLNKIDDEKVVNLDIPTGHPIIYEFDENFKPLQYYFL, encoded by the coding sequence ATGAATAAAAAAGTAGTATTAATTAGACACGGAGAAAGTTTGTGGAATAAATTAAATAAATTTACAGGTTGGACAGATATAGAATTATCTGAAAAGGGAATATTAGAAGCAGTTAACGCTGCTTATAAATTATCTAATCAAAATTTTATTTTTGATATAGCTTATACTTCTTATTTAAAAAGAGCTATACATACTTTATGGATTATTTTAAAAAAAATTAATCATTCTTGGATTCCTGTAAATAAAACTTGGAAGTTAAACGAAAGACATTATGGAGCTCTTCAAGGATTAAATAAAGATACGACCGCTTTACAATATGGGGAAAAAGAAGTTTATTTATGGAGACGAAGTTTTATTGCTATACCTCCTAAAGTACAATTGTCTAGTAAATTTTTCCCTGGAAATGATGTTAAGTATTTACATGTAAATCCTAATATTTTACCAACTTCTGAAAGTTTACAATGTACACAAAATAGAGTAATACCATATTGGAAAAAAATAATTACAAAAACATTAAAACAAAATAAAAGAATTTTAATAGTTGCTCATGGGAATTCTTTAAGAGCATTAATTAAATATCTCAATAAAATAGATGATGAAAAAGTTGTTAATTTGGATATACCAACTGGACATCCTATTATTTATGAATTTGATGAAAATTTCAAACCTTTACAATATTACTTTTTGTAA
- the pfkA gene encoding 6-phosphofructokinase, producing the protein MIKKIGVLTSGGDAPGMNAAIRGVVRTALSNDLEIFGINDGYLGLFKDKIFKLNRFSVSDVINKGGTFLGSARFSPFKIYNNRQIAIKNMKKRDINALIVIGGDGSYIGAQKLTEMGFACISIPGTIDNDVVGTDYSIGYFTALETIVKCIDKLRDTSSSHQRISIVEIMGRQCGDLTLAAAIAGGCEFIVLPEVNYDKKELLKEIKKGINKGKKHAIVAITEYICNVTELAKYIEKETQRETRATILGHIQRGGSPVVYDRILASRMGAYSVELLLKGYKSRCIGIKNEKLVHYDIKFALKNLKKNFKSDWLKTAKTLF; encoded by the coding sequence ATGATAAAAAAAATAGGAGTACTAACTAGTGGAGGAGATGCTCCAGGGATGAATGCAGCTATTAGAGGGGTTGTTAGAACAGCATTAAGTAATGATTTAGAAATATTTGGAATTAATGATGGATATTTAGGATTATTTAAAGATAAAATATTTAAATTAAATAGATTTAGTGTTTCTGATGTGATTAATAAAGGTGGTACATTTCTTGGTTCAGCTCGATTTTCACCTTTTAAAATATACAATAATAGACAAATTGCAATTAAAAATATGAAAAAAAGAGATATTAATGCGCTAATTGTTATAGGAGGTGATGGTTCTTATATTGGTGCTCAAAAATTAACTGAAATGGGTTTTGCTTGTATTAGTATTCCAGGAACGATAGATAACGATGTAGTAGGAACAGATTATAGTATAGGGTATTTTACAGCATTAGAAACAATTGTAAAATGTATTGACAAATTAAGAGATACTTCATCATCTCATCAAAGAATATCTATAGTTGAAATTATGGGAAGGCAGTGTGGAGATTTAACATTAGCAGCAGCTATTGCTGGAGGATGCGAATTTATAGTGTTGCCAGAAGTCAATTATGATAAAAAAGAATTGCTAAAAGAAATAAAAAAAGGTATTAATAAAGGGAAAAAGCATGCAATCGTTGCTATTACTGAGTACATTTGCAATGTTACAGAATTAGCAAAATATATTGAAAAAGAAACACAGAGAGAAACTAGAGCAACTATTTTAGGACATATTCAAAGAGGAGGATCCCCTGTAGTATATGATAGAATTTTAGCGTCTAGAATGGGGGCATATTCTGTAGAATTACTATTAAAAGGTTACAAAAGTAGATGTATAGGTATCAAAAATGAAAAATTAGTACATTATGATATAAAATTTGCATTAAAAAATTTAAAAAAAAATTTTAAATCAGATTGGTTAAAGACAGCTAAAACACTTTTTTAA
- the tpiA gene encoding triose-phosphate isomerase, translating to MKKLLIIGNWKLNNNKKIILDFCKKLNSYLSTINYDHHLKISIAPPILHLETFNLILQQLHNNHISLTAQNIDVNILGSFTGETSISMLQEIENIKYVIVGHSERRIHHNETKELIAKKFKLVKSFKLIPILCIGETKEEKNANKAQKICKEQIDTIIQLVGYQAFDKAIIAYEPIWAIGSNQSASTNYIQYMHQFIRHYISRYDINISKKLIIQYGGSVNKKNALEILSVKDVNGVLIGNSSLDCDQFIDIIKCTKLIKY from the coding sequence ATGAAAAAATTACTTATTATAGGAAATTGGAAATTAAATAACAACAAAAAAATAATTCTTGACTTTTGTAAAAAATTAAACAGTTATTTAAGCACTATAAATTATGATCATCACTTAAAAATTTCTATAGCTCCTCCAATATTACATTTAGAAACATTTAATTTAATACTTCAACAATTACATAACAATCATATTTCTTTAACAGCACAAAATATTGATGTCAATATTTTAGGGTCATTTACAGGAGAAACATCTATATCTATGCTACAAGAAATAGAAAATATAAAATATGTTATTGTAGGACACTCAGAAAGACGCATTCACCATAATGAAACAAAAGAATTAATTGCTAAAAAGTTTAAATTAGTTAAAAGTTTTAAACTTATACCTATTTTATGTATTGGTGAAACAAAAGAAGAAAAAAATGCAAACAAAGCACAAAAAATTTGTAAAGAACAAATTGATACTATAATCCAATTAGTAGGATATCAAGCTTTTGATAAAGCTATCATAGCTTATGAACCAATATGGGCTATAGGATCTAATCAATCTGCTAGTACTAATTATATACAATATATGCATCAATTTATACGTCATTACATTAGTCGTTATGATATTAATATTTCTAAAAAATTAATAATTCAATACGGCGGATCAGTAAACAAAAAAAATGCTCTAGAAATACTGTCTGTAAAAGATGTAAATGGTGTATTAATTGGCAACTCTTCATTAGATTGTGATCAATTTATAGATATTATTAAATGTACAAAATTAATTAAATATTAA
- a CDS encoding HU family DNA-binding protein — MKNSEFFSKIIENHLNLSIKEIKLSIKEILKCMILSLIKGKRIEIRGFGSFSLHYKKPRIGCNPKTGNKIKLKGKYIPYFKPGKILRTIVID, encoded by the coding sequence ATGAAAAATTCAGAGTTTTTTTCTAAAATTATTGAAAATCATTTAAACCTTTCCATTAAAGAAATTAAATTGTCAATAAAAGAAATTTTAAAATGTATGATATTATCTTTAATAAAAGGAAAGCGTATTGAAATTAGAGGATTCGGAAGTTTTTCTTTACATTATAAAAAACCTAGGATTGGATGTAATCCTAAAACCGGTAATAAAATTAAACTAAAAGGAAAATATATACCTTATTTTAAACCTGGAAAAATCTTGCGAACAATTGTTATAGATTAA
- the rpsA gene encoding 30S ribosomal protein S1 — protein sequence MKESFAQLFKESLKTIETKPGSIIQGIVISINKDIVLVDAGLKSESSIPLEQFKNTQGLLDVKIGDTVDVALDAIEDGFGETILSREKAKRHESWIILEQSYENSSVIIGIINGRVKGGFTVAINDIRAFLPGSLVDIRPIRDTSHLEGKELEFKVIKLDQKRNNVVVSRKAVIESENSAERDHFLKNLTEGSEIKGIIKNLTDYGAFIDLGGVDGLLHITDMAWKRVKHPSEIVNMGDKITVKVLKFDKEKTRVSLGLKQLGEDPWVNICKKYPEKSKTSGKVTNLTDYGCFVELQEGVEGLVHVSEMDWTNKNIHPSKVVSLNDIVQVMILDIDEGRRRISLGIKQCTINPWKKFYETNKKGTHITGKIKSITDFGIFIGLHGGIDGLVHLSDISWVLTGEEAVKNYKKGEEISAVILQVDPDRERISLGIKQLQIDPFIEYISNHKIGNIISGQITKIDDTKGITIQLSNNIEGILKKTEIVNYNCANNSVNFTIGSNIEVKIYAIDKKNRLIQLSFVNNQKKYNNQLNLSSNKQLNKTNNTNVMLEAFKAAKNTE from the coding sequence ATGAAAGAATCCTTTGCTCAATTATTTAAAGAGTCTTTAAAAACAATCGAAACAAAACCTGGATCTATTATACAAGGTATTGTAATTTCTATAAACAAAGATATAGTATTAGTTGACGCAGGGTTAAAATCAGAATCTAGTATTCCTTTAGAACAATTTAAAAATACTCAAGGTTTATTAGATGTAAAAATAGGTGATACAGTGGACGTAGCTTTAGATGCGATAGAAGATGGATTTGGAGAAACTATTTTATCTAGAGAAAAAGCTAAAAGACATGAATCATGGATTATTTTAGAACAATCATATGAAAATTCTTCAGTTATTATAGGTATTATTAATGGAAGAGTTAAAGGAGGATTCACTGTAGCAATTAATGATATTAGGGCTTTTTTACCTGGATCATTAGTAGATATTAGACCTATTAGAGATACATCACATTTAGAAGGAAAAGAGTTAGAATTTAAAGTAATAAAATTAGATCAAAAAAGAAATAATGTAGTGGTTTCAAGAAAAGCTGTCATTGAATCTGAAAATAGTGCAGAACGAGATCATTTTTTAAAAAATTTAACAGAGGGTTCCGAAATTAAAGGTATTATTAAAAATTTAACTGATTATGGAGCATTTATTGATTTAGGAGGTGTTGATGGATTATTACATATTACCGATATGGCTTGGAAACGTGTAAAGCACCCTAGTGAAATAGTAAATATGGGTGACAAAATTACAGTTAAAGTTTTAAAATTTGATAAAGAAAAAACTAGAGTATCTTTAGGATTAAAACAACTGGGAGAAGATCCTTGGGTAAATATTTGTAAAAAATATCCAGAAAAATCTAAAACATCTGGAAAAGTTACTAACTTAACTGATTATGGTTGTTTTGTTGAGCTTCAAGAAGGTGTAGAAGGTTTGGTACATGTATCTGAAATGGATTGGACAAATAAAAATATCCACCCTTCTAAAGTAGTGTCTTTAAATGATATAGTTCAAGTAATGATTTTAGATATTGATGAAGGAAGACGTCGTATTTCACTAGGAATAAAACAATGTACGATTAATCCTTGGAAAAAATTTTATGAAACAAACAAAAAAGGAACTCATATAACAGGTAAAATAAAATCTATCACAGATTTTGGAATTTTTATTGGACTACATGGAGGCATCGACGGATTAGTGCACTTATCTGATATATCTTGGGTTTTAACTGGAGAAGAAGCTGTTAAAAATTATAAAAAAGGGGAAGAAATATCTGCAGTTATTCTACAAGTTGATCCAGATCGAGAACGTATTTCATTAGGGATAAAACAATTACAAATTGATCCTTTTATTGAGTACATATCTAATCATAAAATAGGTAATATAATATCAGGACAAATAACTAAAATAGATGATACGAAAGGAATCACAATACAATTATCTAATAATATTGAAGGTATTTTAAAAAAAACTGAAATTGTAAATTATAATTGTGCAAATAATTCTGTAAACTTTACAATAGGTAGCAATATTGAAGTTAAAATATATGCTATCGATAAAAAAAATAGATTAATTCAATTATCTTTTGTTAATAATCAAAAAAAATATAATAATCAATTAAATTTATCCTCAAATAAACAACTAAATAAAACAAATAATACTAATGTAATGTTAGAAGCTTTTAAAGCTGCAAAAAACACAGAATAA
- the cmk gene encoding (d)CMP kinase, giving the protein MKKLAPVITIDGPSGVGKSLLSTSIAKRLNWFNLESGKIYRSLAFILLKYNIFFLKKNIIQTCNNIVTFFSKKHLELKILFCHQEISQKNLMDQKVINFASEIASIPFIRKIFFLKQRSLRIYPGIVTNGRDMGTIIFPDAILKIFLVGSLNIRTQRRLQELQNKGININFLTLQKEIQMRDERDISRKNSPLIPAKDAIIIDTTNMTFIEVLKQAMNYIYKIN; this is encoded by the coding sequence ATGAAAAAATTAGCTCCAGTAATAACAATTGATGGTCCAAGCGGAGTAGGTAAAAGCTTGCTAAGCACATCTATTGCAAAACGATTGAATTGGTTTAATTTAGAATCTGGGAAAATATACAGATCTTTAGCTTTTATTTTACTAAAGTATAATATTTTTTTTTTAAAAAAAAATATTATACAAACATGCAATAATATTGTTACATTCTTTTCTAAGAAACATCTAGAATTAAAAATATTGTTTTGTCATCAAGAAATATCTCAAAAAAATTTAATGGACCAAAAAGTAATTAATTTTGCTTCTGAAATTGCATCTATTCCTTTTATTAGAAAAATATTTTTTTTAAAACAAAGATCGCTAAGAATATATCCAGGAATTGTAACTAACGGTAGAGATATGGGTACTATAATTTTTCCTGACGCTATATTAAAAATATTTTTAGTTGGATCATTAAATATTAGGACTCAAAGACGTTTACAAGAATTACAAAATAAAGGAATAAACATTAATTTTTTGACACTACAAAAAGAAATCCAAATGCGCGATGAAAGAGATATATCTAGAAAAAATTCTCCTTTAATCCCAGCAAAAGACGCTATAATAATAGATACTACAAATATGACATTTATTGAAGTTTTAAAACAAGCAATGAATTACATTTACAAAATTAATTAA
- the aroA gene encoding 3-phosphoshikimate 1-carboxyvinyltransferase yields MQTSLTIQPISYVIGNVQLPGSKSISNRILLLAAMSKGITNIYNLLCSDDTRHMLNALKTIGITIKKFNNDNHCTIYGNTNAFYHNYNKKIFLGNSGTSMRSLVAVFSLGNNKIELTGDKRMQERPINDLVNALRQGGAIINYINDTKFPPISLEGGFIGGNICINGNISSQFLTALLIACPLASKDTYISVKDQLVSKPYIDITLQLIKKFGVHIIHNNYKTFLIKGNQQYVSPQSLYIEGDMSSGSYFLAAAAIKGKKVKINGVGVNSIQGDIQFTKILKKMGAIINIKENYITCQKNYLQSVNLDMNHIPDAAMTIAIVALFAQGTTVIRNIYNWRVKETDRILAMSTELRKIGAIVKEGKNYISVTPPNCFQYAVINTYNDHRIAMCFALIALSEVAVTILNPECTFKTYPNFFKHLLSISVFK; encoded by the coding sequence ATGCAAACATCTTTGACTATACAACCAATTTCTTATGTTATTGGAAATGTTCAATTACCTGGATCTAAAAGTATTTCAAATCGTATTTTATTACTTGCAGCAATGTCTAAAGGAATAACTAACATTTACAACTTACTTTGTAGTGACGATACTCGACATATGTTAAATGCATTAAAAACAATTGGCATTACAATAAAAAAATTTAATAATGATAACCATTGTACTATATATGGTAATACAAATGCATTTTATCATAATTATAATAAAAAAATATTTTTAGGTAATTCAGGTACATCAATGCGTTCTCTTGTTGCTGTTTTTTCTTTAGGTAACAATAAAATCGAATTAACAGGTGATAAACGTATGCAAGAAAGGCCAATTAATGATCTTGTAAACGCATTACGACAAGGAGGTGCTATTATTAATTATATCAACGATACTAAATTTCCACCGATATCTTTAGAAGGTGGTTTCATTGGAGGAAATATATGTATTAATGGCAACATTTCTAGTCAATTCTTAACAGCGTTATTGATTGCTTGTCCTCTTGCTTCTAAAGATACTTACATATCAGTCAAAGATCAATTAGTATCAAAACCATATATCGATATTACTTTACAATTAATTAAAAAATTTGGAGTACATATTATACACAATAATTACAAAACCTTTTTAATTAAAGGAAATCAACAATATGTGTCTCCACAATCGCTATATATTGAAGGCGACATGTCTTCAGGATCATATTTTTTAGCAGCTGCAGCTATTAAAGGGAAAAAAGTTAAGATTAATGGTGTTGGTGTAAATAGCATTCAAGGAGATATACAATTTACCAAAATATTAAAAAAAATGGGAGCTATAATTAATATAAAAGAAAATTATATTACTTGTCAAAAAAATTATTTACAAAGTGTGAATTTAGATATGAATCATATTCCAGATGCAGCTATGACGATAGCTATAGTAGCTTTGTTTGCTCAAGGTACAACAGTTATTCGTAATATTTATAATTGGAGAGTTAAAGAAACAGATCGCATCTTAGCTATGTCTACTGAACTTAGAAAAATCGGAGCAATTGTAAAAGAAGGGAAAAATTACATTAGTGTTACACCTCCTAACTGTTTCCAATATGCAGTAATAAATACTTACAATGACCATCGTATAGCAATGTGTTTTGCGTTAATAGCTTTATCAGAAGTAGCTGTAACTATTTTAAATCCGGAATGTACATTCAAAACATATCCTAATTTTTTTAAACATTTGTTATCGATCAGTGTCTTTAAATAA
- the serC gene encoding 3-phosphoserine/phosphohydroxythreonine transaminase, producing MNQIYNFSAGPAMLPKEVMLIAQKEFLNWKNLGVSILEMSHRSEEFFNMTKKSIKILRKILNVPHSYEILFCHGGARGQFSAIPLNLIDKVTKADYINTGFWSLAAAIESKKYCNPNIINVKKIINNKVSILPIKDWLLSNNTVSYIHYCPNETIEGIAIHEEPTFTNKIVVGDFSSTILSRKINIENYSVIYAGAQKNIGPSGITLIIIKKNLLKISNIIKPPSILDYNLLSKSNSMFNTPSTFSWYLSFLVFQWIQQNGGLSHIEQENEKKSKLLYDTIDNTDFYINNISYKNRSKMNVVFNIFNTSLHKIFLKESHKIGLHSLKGHNFIGGIRASIYNAMPLKGVKKLVNFMLKFEKKYG from the coding sequence ATGAATCAAATTTATAATTTTAGTGCTGGTCCTGCAATGTTACCTAAAGAAGTAATGCTCATAGCTCAAAAAGAATTTTTAAATTGGAAAAATTTAGGAGTTTCAATACTAGAAATGAGTCATAGAAGTGAAGAATTTTTTAATATGACAAAAAAATCTATTAAAATTTTAAGAAAAATATTAAATGTACCTCACAGTTACGAAATCTTATTTTGTCATGGTGGAGCAAGAGGACAATTTTCTGCAATTCCACTCAATTTAATTGATAAAGTTACAAAAGCAGATTATATAAATACTGGTTTTTGGTCTTTAGCTGCTGCTATAGAATCAAAAAAATATTGTAATCCTAACATAATTAACGTCAAAAAAATAATAAATAACAAAGTTAGTATATTACCAATAAAAGATTGGTTATTAAGTAATAATACAGTTTCTTATATACATTATTGTCCTAATGAAACTATAGAAGGTATAGCAATACATGAAGAACCTACATTCACTAATAAAATAGTAGTAGGAGATTTTTCTTCAACAATTTTATCACGTAAAATAAATATTGAAAATTATAGCGTTATTTATGCTGGAGCACAAAAAAATATTGGCCCATCTGGAATCACTTTAATTATCATAAAAAAAAACTTATTAAAAATATCTAATATTATTAAGCCACCTTCCATACTAGATTATAATTTATTGTCTAAAAGCAACTCTATGTTTAATACACCATCTACATTTTCATGGTATTTATCATTTTTAGTATTTCAATGGATACAACAAAATGGAGGATTATCACACATAGAACAAGAAAATGAAAAAAAATCTAAATTATTATATGATACAATAGATAATACAGATTTTTATATTAACAACATAAGTTATAAAAATAGATCTAAAATGAATGTTGTTTTTAACATTTTTAATACATCACTTCACAAAATTTTTTTAAAAGAGTCACATAAAATAGGTTTACATTCTTTAAAAGGTCATAATTTTATAGGAGGTATTAGGGCTTCTATTTATAATGCTATGCCTCTAAAAGGTGTGAAAAAATTAGTTAATTTTATGTTAAAATTTGAAAAAAAATATGGTTAA
- the serS gene encoding serine--tRNA ligase: protein MINLKLMRKNSKVFFNKLQSRNFFLNYKQIFLIDNIRRKLQLETEKLQNSRRLLSKLIGQYKIAKKNYDHIKLNVIVLNKKLLSKKKKLTILQEKILQFLTNIPNIPHKSVPIGINSKNNVQITQWGKIKNYNFLIKDHIQLGNNLKGLDWDNATKISGSRFVVMKGDIALLYRALGQFMLDIHTKEHGYIETYVPYLVNPQCLFGTGQLPKFSKDLFYVTNNFSNTKSDHYILIPTAEVPLVNLLKNTTIKEIDLPIMLTALTPCFRSEASSYGKDIRGLIRMHQFDKVEIIQIVSPKNSLQALEILTSHAEKILKLLKLPYRKILLCTGDMGFSAAKTYDLEVWFPFQKKYREVSSCSYTSDFQTRRMQIKYLDTLSNNKKLLHVINGSGLAIGRTLAAILENYQDSFGRIEVPEILQKKYMNGLKFIK from the coding sequence ATGATAAATTTAAAATTAATGCGTAAAAATTCTAAAGTTTTCTTTAATAAATTACAATCTAGAAATTTTTTTTTAAATTATAAACAAATTTTTTTAATAGATAACATTAGAAGGAAATTACAATTAGAAACAGAAAAATTACAAAATTCCCGTAGATTATTATCTAAACTAATAGGACAATATAAAATTGCTAAAAAAAATTATGATCATATTAAACTGAATGTAATTGTCTTAAACAAAAAATTATTATCTAAAAAAAAAAAATTAACTATATTACAAGAAAAAATTTTACAATTCTTAACAAACATACCTAATATTCCTCATAAAAGTGTTCCTATAGGAATAAATAGCAAAAATAATGTACAAATTACTCAATGGGGAAAAATTAAAAATTATAATTTTTTAATAAAAGATCACATTCAATTAGGTAACAACTTAAAAGGATTAGATTGGGACAACGCAACAAAAATTTCTGGATCTCGTTTTGTAGTTATGAAAGGCGACATTGCTTTGTTATATAGAGCTTTAGGACAATTTATGTTAGATATACATACTAAAGAACATGGATATATAGAAACTTATGTTCCTTATTTAGTTAATCCTCAGTGTCTATTTGGCACTGGACAATTACCCAAATTTAGTAAAGATTTGTTTTATGTAACAAATAATTTCTCAAATACAAAAAGTGATCATTATATTTTAATACCTACAGCAGAAGTACCTTTAGTTAACTTATTAAAGAACACTACTATAAAAGAAATAGATTTGCCAATTATGTTAACTGCTCTTACTCCATGTTTCCGATCTGAAGCATCTTCTTATGGAAAAGACATAAGAGGACTAATTCGTATGCATCAATTTGATAAAGTCGAAATTATTCAGATTGTATCACCTAAAAATTCTTTACAAGCATTAGAAATATTAACATCACATGCAGAAAAAATTTTAAAATTATTAAAATTGCCATATAGAAAAATATTATTATGTACTGGAGATATGGGTTTTTCAGCAGCTAAAACATATGATTTAGAAGTTTGGTTCCCTTTTCAAAAAAAATATAGAGAAGTTTCATCTTGTTCCTATACGAGTGATTTTCAAACTAGACGTATGCAAATAAAATATTTAGATACATTAAGTAATAATAAAAAATTACTTCATGTTATTAATGGATCTGGATTAGCAATTGGTCGTACATTAGCTGCAATTTTAGAAAATTACCAAGATTCTTTTGGAAGAATAGAAGTACCTGAAATATTACAAAAAAAATATATGAATGGTTTAAAATTTATAAAATAA